A single window of Labrus mixtus chromosome 23, fLabMix1.1, whole genome shotgun sequence DNA harbors:
- the gpr78b gene encoding G-protein coupled receptor 26, translating into MDFAEILFALFIVVVAVVSLLSNLLVLLCFVHSTEIRRQVPGVFTMNLSFCNILITVLNMPATLVGIIRNQQPFGDCVCHTVSFLETFLTANTMLSMAALSIDRWIAVVFPLSYSTKMRYKDALIMVCYSWLHSFTFSLTALLFSWVDYSHVYASCTLQPSEEGSDRIKFTVFTVVFHATSFMLSLLILCFTYLKVLKVARFHCKRIDIITMQTLFLLVDIHPSVKQRCLAEQKRRKQRATKKISIFIGSFIICFAPYVITRLAELLPFVDINRRWGIISKCLTYSKAASDPFAYSLLRQQYKKVLVTVVNRLLRRDLYPSSGHNSSLDTENDYCLQRIS; encoded by the exons ATGGACTTTGCTGAAATCCTTTTCGCTTTGTTCATCGTCGTGGTCGCCGTCGTCTCGCTGTTGTCAAACTTGTTGGTGCTGTTATGTTTCGTCCACAGCACCGAGATTCGCCGGCAGGTTCCCGGTGTCTTCACCATGAACTTATCCTTCTGCAACATCCTCATCACTGTCTTGAACATGCCGGCCACTCTGGTTGGGATTATCCGGAACCAGCAGCCTTTTGGGGATTGCGTGTGCCACACGGTGAGCTTCCTGGAGACTTTTCTCACTGCAAACACCATGTTGAGCATGGCGGCGCTCAGCATAGACCGGTGGATAGCGGTGGTGTTCCCGCTCAGTTACTCCACCAAAATGCGCTACAAGGACGCACTGATCATGGTGTGCTACTCGTGGCTGCACTCCTTCACCTTCTCCCTGACGGCGCTGCTCTTCTCCTGGGTGGACTACAGCCACGTGTACGCGTCCTGCACCCTGCAGCCGAGCGAGGAGGGCAGCGACAGGATTAAGTTCACTGTGTTCACGGTGGTTTTCCACGCCACCAGCTTCATGCTCTCCCTGCTCATCCTCTGTTTCACCTACCTGAAGGTGCTGAAAGTGGCCAGGTTCCACTGCAAGAGGATAGACATAATCACCATGCAGACTCTTTTCCTGCTGGTCGACATCCACCCCAG TGTGAAACAAAGATGTTTAGCTGAgcaaaagaggagaaaacagagagccaCAAAGAAGATCAGCATCTTCATTGGCTCCTTCATTATCTGCTTTGCTCCTTATGTTATTACAAG GTTGGCTGAGCTTCTACCCTTTGTGGATATCAACCGCCGCTGGGGAATCATCAGTAAGTGCCTGACATACAGCAAGGCTGCATCCGACCCCTTCGCCTACTCCCTCCTACGTCAGCAGTACAAGAAAGTCCTGGTTACTGTCGTCAACAGGCTGCTACGCCGTGACTTGTACCCCTCGTCTGGCCATAACAGCTCTTTAGACACGGAGAACGACTACTGTCTTCAGAGGATCAGCTAA